A window from Thermincola ferriacetica encodes these proteins:
- a CDS encoding YqzL family protein: MFLTAEFFWRIFEATGSITAYILYKRLAVH, from the coding sequence ATGTTTTTAACCGCCGAATTTTTTTGGAGGATATTTGAAGCTACTGGTTCTATCACTGCCTACATTTTATACAAAAGGCTAGCTGTTCATTAA
- the pheS gene encoding phenylalanine--tRNA ligase subunit alpha → MQEDLQRMQTKGLAEIAEAATMDEVNEIRIKYLGKKGLLTGILRGMGSLSPDERPRVGQLANEVRAKLEEALAARLITLKEAARQERLRAEKIDVTLPGKVVQVGKKHPLTAVLDEIKEIFVGLGYEIAEGPEVELEYYNFEALNIPPDHPARDMQDSFYISKGVLLRTHTSPVQPRVMEKKAPHVPVKIIAPGKVYRRDDDATHSPMFHQVEGLLIDRNVTFAELKGTLLSFARQMFGEDREIRLRPSFFPFTEPSAEVDISCMACGGKGCRGCANTGWLEILGAGMIHPRVLEMSGYNPEEVTGFAFGMGVERVAMLKYNIDDMRLLFENDKRFLEQF, encoded by the coding sequence ATGCAAGAGGATTTACAGCGCATGCAGACCAAAGGTTTGGCGGAAATAGCCGAAGCTGCAACAATGGATGAAGTTAATGAAATAAGAATCAAGTACCTGGGTAAAAAAGGGCTATTAACGGGTATTCTGCGCGGAATGGGAAGCCTGTCACCCGATGAGAGGCCCAGGGTAGGCCAACTGGCCAACGAAGTCAGGGCCAAGCTGGAAGAGGCCCTGGCGGCCAGGTTGATAACTTTGAAGGAGGCTGCCAGGCAGGAACGTTTGCGGGCAGAAAAAATTGACGTGACTTTACCCGGGAAGGTCGTACAGGTAGGGAAAAAACATCCGTTAACGGCAGTGCTGGATGAAATTAAAGAGATTTTTGTCGGGTTAGGTTATGAGATAGCCGAGGGCCCAGAGGTAGAGCTTGAGTATTATAACTTTGAGGCGCTGAACATTCCGCCGGATCACCCGGCCCGGGATATGCAGGATTCCTTTTATATAAGCAAGGGAGTTTTACTGCGCACCCATACGTCTCCGGTTCAGCCCAGGGTAATGGAGAAAAAGGCGCCGCATGTGCCGGTGAAGATTATTGCTCCGGGAAAAGTATACAGGCGTGACGATGATGCTACCCATTCACCGATGTTTCACCAGGTGGAAGGTTTACTAATTGACAGGAATGTTACTTTTGCTGAGCTAAAGGGAACTTTATTATCTTTTGCCCGCCAGATGTTTGGGGAAGACCGGGAGATTCGCTTGCGGCCGAGTTTTTTCCCCTTTACCGAACCCAGTGCTGAGGTGGATATTTCCTGTATGGCCTGTGGCGGCAAGGGCTGCCGGGGATGCGCCAATACCGGTTGGCTGGAGATACTGGGCGCCGGCATGATTCACCCGCGGGTGCTGGAAATGTCCGGTTACAATCCTGAAGAGGTTACCGGGTTTGCCTTCGGCATGGGTGTGGAACGGGTGGCTATGCTAAAATATAACATTGATGATATGCGGTTGCTCTTTGAGAACGACAAGAGGTTTTTGGAGCAGTTCTAA